A single region of the Mesorhizobium sp. NZP2077 genome encodes:
- a CDS encoding TetR family transcriptional regulator — protein sequence MNSLKSASWNAIESSGGWLGRAIVSGDKMSITPQQKRRDATAQRLRAALARLLAREGSAKLSVAALAREAGVGRNAIYVKHRDVIAELLQTASHQIDFAAIPKAAPDPNWHAVAAELREQVRRLATENARLLKRAQDAELAIERIERRAAKLDAELRALRSPVHLHGTTPIARNA from the coding sequence GTGAACTCGCTCAAGAGCGCATCCTGGAATGCGATCGAATCCTCCGGGGGCTGGCTGGGGAGAGCGATAGTGTCCGGTGATAAAATGAGCATCACCCCCCAGCAGAAGCGCCGTGATGCCACTGCCCAGCGCCTGCGCGCGGCGCTGGCGCGATTGTTGGCACGGGAGGGAAGCGCGAAGCTGTCGGTCGCCGCCCTTGCGCGTGAAGCAGGCGTCGGGCGCAATGCAATCTACGTCAAACATCGCGATGTCATTGCGGAGTTGCTGCAGACAGCTTCGCATCAGATCGACTTCGCCGCGATACCGAAGGCGGCGCCAGACCCCAACTGGCACGCCGTCGCGGCCGAGTTAAGGGAGCAGGTTCGCAGGCTGGCAACGGAGAATGCGAGGTTGCTCAAGCGCGCGCAGGATGCCGAACTGGCAATTGAGCGCATCGAGAGAAGGGCCGCGAAACTTGATGCGGAATTGCGGGCGCTGCGGTCACCAGTGCATCTGCATGGGACGACGCCGATCGCGCGCAACGCCTGA
- a CDS encoding zincin-like metallopeptidase domain-containing protein, whose translation MAAQDRADVYTRVTAEIIAAIEQGAGEWHAPWFHNGTSAARPTNISSGKRYRGINTVALWVAAMAVGHGDGLWGTYRQWQEAGAQVRKGERSTTVVLWKQIASSEPTNDDDSDDGGHRRMFARAFSVFNVAQVDGYECPPADTLPESERLTHAEAFITNLGIKTVFGGSEAYYLPSSDTVFMPDFASFGDAASFYGTWTHESGHASGSKHRLDRDLSGRFGSAAYAAEECCVEILSGLILADLGIAHHPRADHAAYIASWIKVLKDDARAIFTAASKAQQAADWMHAQQSARHEQAA comes from the coding sequence ATGGCGGCTCAAGATCGGGCGGACGTGTACACCCGCGTCACCGCGGAGATCATCGCGGCAATCGAGCAAGGTGCAGGCGAGTGGCACGCGCCTTGGTTCCACAACGGGACGAGCGCTGCGCGCCCAACCAATATATCGTCTGGCAAACGCTACCGCGGCATAAATACGGTGGCGCTTTGGGTGGCAGCCATGGCCGTCGGTCACGGTGATGGTCTGTGGGGCACCTACCGACAATGGCAGGAAGCCGGCGCTCAGGTGCGCAAGGGAGAACGCTCGACCACTGTGGTGCTGTGGAAGCAGATCGCTTCCTCCGAGCCGACCAACGACGATGACAGTGATGACGGTGGCCACCGCCGGATGTTCGCCCGGGCATTTTCGGTCTTCAATGTCGCTCAGGTCGACGGATATGAGTGCCCCCCGGCCGACACGCTGCCGGAGAGCGAGCGTCTCACGCACGCGGAAGCATTCATCACCAACCTCGGGATCAAGACGGTGTTCGGTGGGTCGGAGGCTTACTATCTTCCGTCGTCGGACACGGTGTTCATGCCGGACTTCGCTTCCTTCGGCGATGCCGCATCGTTCTATGGCACCTGGACACATGAATCTGGTCACGCCAGCGGTTCAAAGCACCGGCTTGACCGCGATCTCTCAGGCCGGTTCGGCTCGGCTGCCTATGCCGCCGAGGAATGCTGCGTGGAGATTCTCAGCGGTCTTATCCTTGCCGACCTGGGGATCGCCCATCATCCGCGTGCCGATCATGCAGCGTATATTGCCTCGTGGATCAAGGTGCTGAAGGACGATGCACGCGCCATTTTCACGGCCGCGAGCAAGGCGCAACAAGCGGCCGATTGGATGCACGCGCAGCAATCGGCTCGCCATGAACAGGCGGCCTGA